One Alcaligenes ammonioxydans DNA segment encodes these proteins:
- a CDS encoding ATP-binding protein: MSLRLRLLLVIGISLTVLWSAVAAWMLMDARHSLREALDSRLAASARMVAGLVAQFPNLQELAQSAERPLDIIARDGVACEISVVRSEVEIQAVSRTAGSPDMSQVALGFGTHIHGGKRWRTFVLREGHIQIAAADSIEIRESLVREIMLSAGLPFVVALFGSLLLLWIGIGHGLAPLERIRDLLARRRPGDDSPLPQVKAPVELQPLLRTIEALLERQQAAIMRERRFTDSAAHELRTPLTGIKTHLQVAHLAAQRPGERDTLDAALSQADQGVQQLQNILQRLLELARLDGQGASQESSQADEAVYAALHALKAIHGDTIDAITLDTHTQPGPVQIEKSLLTVAIQNLIDNALRYAKALAAISLRIEAGEPGYLRISVLDNGPGLSESERDLAMNRFWRGSQQQAGYGLGLSIVNAIATQHGGTLELLNRQGGGLEARLTVPLSASTPL, encoded by the coding sequence ATGAGTTTGCGCCTGAGGTTGCTGCTGGTGATCGGCATTTCCCTGACCGTGCTATGGAGTGCCGTGGCGGCCTGGATGCTGATGGATGCGCGCCATTCCCTGCGTGAGGCGCTGGACAGCCGTCTGGCGGCCTCGGCGCGAATGGTGGCCGGGCTGGTGGCCCAATTTCCGAATCTACAGGAGTTGGCCCAGTCAGCCGAACGCCCCTTGGACATCATTGCCCGCGACGGGGTTGCCTGCGAGATCAGCGTGGTGCGCAGTGAAGTGGAGATTCAGGCAGTCAGCCGTACCGCCGGCAGTCCGGACATGTCGCAAGTGGCCTTGGGCTTTGGCACCCATATCCATGGCGGCAAGCGCTGGCGCACCTTTGTCCTGCGCGAGGGGCATATCCAGATTGCCGCCGCTGACAGCATCGAGATACGCGAATCCCTGGTACGGGAAATCATGCTCTCGGCCGGGCTGCCTTTCGTAGTGGCCCTGTTTGGCAGTCTGCTCCTGTTGTGGATAGGGATCGGTCACGGGCTGGCCCCTCTGGAGCGGATTCGGGATTTGCTGGCCCGCCGCCGTCCCGGTGACGACAGCCCGCTTCCCCAGGTCAAAGCCCCGGTGGAGCTGCAGCCGCTGCTGCGTACGATTGAAGCGCTGCTGGAGCGGCAACAGGCCGCCATCATGCGTGAACGCCGCTTTACCGATAGCGCAGCCCACGAATTGCGCACCCCGCTGACAGGCATCAAAACCCACCTTCAAGTGGCTCATTTGGCGGCCCAACGTCCTGGCGAGCGTGACACGCTGGATGCCGCCTTAAGTCAGGCCGATCAGGGTGTGCAGCAACTGCAAAATATCCTGCAAAGGCTGCTGGAGCTGGCTCGGCTGGACGGCCAGGGCGCGAGTCAGGAAAGCAGTCAGGCCGATGAAGCCGTCTATGCAGCTTTACATGCGCTCAAGGCCATCCATGGTGACACCATCGACGCCATCACGCTGGACACACACACTCAACCCGGACCGGTGCAAATTGAAAAGTCCTTGCTGACAGTAGCCATACAGAACCTGATCGATAATGCCCTGCGCTATGCCAAGGCCTTGGCAGCCATCAGCCTGCGAATTGAGGCGGGAGAACCGGGATACCTGCGTATCAGCGTATTGGATAATGGCCCTGGCTTGAGCGAGAGCGAACGCGATCTGGCTATGAACCGCTTCTGGCGTGGCTCACAGCAACAGGCCGGTTACGGACTGGGCTTGTCCATCGTGAACGCCATCGCCACCCAGCATGGAGGAACGCTGGAGCTGCTGAACCGGCAAGGTGGCGGTCTGGAGGCTCGGCTAACCGTACCACTAAGCGCGTCAACGCCGCTCTAA
- a CDS encoding cold-shock protein: MKTEIGIVKWFNSEKGFGFIVPENGGKDLFAHHSEIQGTGFKTLEENQRVSFIEGAGQKGPCATKIQIL; encoded by the coding sequence TTGAAGACAGAAATTGGTATTGTGAAGTGGTTCAACAGCGAAAAAGGCTTCGGATTCATCGTGCCGGAGAACGGCGGCAAGGATCTCTTCGCACACCACAGTGAAATTCAGGGAACCGGGTTCAAAACATTGGAAGAGAACCAACGCGTTTCCTTCATCGAAGGTGCAGGCCAAAAAGGCCCATGCGCAACTAAAATCCAAATTCTTTGA
- a CDS encoding cbb3-type cytochrome c oxidase subunit II, with translation MNRLLPLLIGAIGVLLLATLMLVILPAWQLRTSEPPAPLKPYTVQQLQGRDQYVANGCLYCHSQQPRSSGQTLFDTARGWGRASTPGDYFYDSPHLLGTMRTGPDLFNVAARMKSRDWHLTHLYQPRAIFDWSLMPSYPYMFELKAQLEPGDVLVRLPESLQPEGKHVVARQEALDLVEYLLALDRTYATTSQELDKRDRGYDRRPGETLMDSGAQ, from the coding sequence ATGAACCGACTCTTACCTTTACTCATCGGAGCCATTGGCGTTTTGCTGCTGGCCACTCTCATGCTGGTGATTCTGCCGGCTTGGCAATTGCGCACCTCGGAGCCTCCTGCGCCATTGAAGCCCTATACCGTCCAGCAGTTGCAGGGCCGTGATCAGTACGTGGCGAACGGCTGCTTGTACTGTCACAGCCAGCAGCCCCGCTCGAGCGGTCAGACTCTGTTTGACACCGCCCGTGGCTGGGGGCGTGCTTCTACGCCCGGTGACTATTTTTACGACTCGCCCCACTTGCTGGGAACGATGCGTACCGGTCCGGACCTGTTCAACGTCGCAGCGCGCATGAAAAGTCGGGATTGGCACTTGACTCACCTGTACCAGCCGCGTGCGATTTTCGACTGGAGCCTGATGCCATCCTACCCTTATATGTTCGAACTGAAAGCTCAGCTCGAACCGGGCGATGTGCTTGTGCGTCTTCCCGAATCCTTGCAGCCAGAGGGCAAGCATGTGGTTGCCCGCCAGGAAGCCCTGGATCTGGTCGAGTATTTGCTGGCCTTGGATCGCACCTACGCGACTACAAGCCAGGAGTTGGATAAACGCGACCGCGGCTACGACCGCCGCCCTGGCGAGACCTTGATGGACTCGGGCGCTCAATAG
- a CDS encoding response regulator, with the protein MHVLLVEDDALVASGIVAGLRLHGLTVDHVGTASLADTALLSSHFDVCILDLGLPDQDGLTLLRRWRDQGRKLPILILTARDALHHRVEGLLGGGDDYVIKPFDLDELLARLHVLTRRLAGHETDCIEYGRLSFCASTGHVTLDGKPVSLARRELSLLRALLNKPHAILSAEQLCDSVYGYDQDLESNAINVHIYHLRRKLGSHIVETVRGLGYRLGPAG; encoded by the coding sequence ATGCACGTCTTACTGGTTGAAGATGACGCGCTGGTCGCCAGCGGAATTGTGGCCGGCCTGCGATTGCACGGCTTGACGGTGGACCACGTAGGCACCGCCAGTCTGGCCGATACGGCCTTGCTGTCCTCGCACTTTGATGTCTGTATTCTGGATCTGGGCTTGCCCGATCAGGACGGACTGACGCTGCTGCGCCGCTGGCGCGATCAGGGCCGCAAACTGCCCATTCTGATCCTGACCGCCCGCGATGCGCTGCATCACCGGGTCGAGGGCTTGTTGGGCGGAGGCGATGACTACGTCATCAAGCCTTTTGACCTGGACGAGCTGCTGGCGCGTCTGCATGTGCTGACACGACGCTTGGCCGGTCACGAAACCGACTGCATTGAATATGGACGATTAAGCTTCTGTGCGTCGACCGGCCATGTCACTCTGGATGGCAAGCCAGTCAGCCTGGCCCGGCGCGAACTGTCCCTGTTGCGCGCCCTGCTCAACAAACCCCATGCCATTCTGAGTGCCGAACAGCTGTGTGACAGCGTCTACGGGTACGACCAGGATCTGGAAAGCAATGCCATCAATGTCCATATCTACCATTTGCGGCGCAAGCTGGGCAGCCATATCGTTGAGACCGTTCGCGGTCTGGGCTACCGACTGGGGCCGGCGGGCTAG
- a CDS encoding c-type cytochrome: MTKKKDSSSPLVENIDPSFEPWEPPRPIPIFLLAVLVALALAGVGLYLHDLAPHAAPDESTVIGSHGGGTPVVPAMAASRDAPVLVHSGQGSVWSCASCHGEAGEGAGITPRLAGISEAYLLKQLEDFASGARLNESMQYVARGLQPADMKELASYYAKLPVPAIAVPSSDADLARGQALFQKGDWKQNVPACISCHGSQGEGVGAAFPPLAAQQADYLFSQLSAWKGGHRHNSPQTLMDDIASRLSYEDLYAVSYYAASLPAPGTQAK; encoded by the coding sequence ATGACAAAGAAAAAAGATTCGAGTTCGCCTCTGGTCGAGAATATTGACCCTAGTTTTGAGCCATGGGAGCCACCGCGTCCCATTCCGATTTTTCTGCTGGCCGTGCTGGTGGCGCTGGCCTTGGCGGGCGTGGGCCTTTATCTGCATGATCTGGCCCCGCATGCCGCGCCAGATGAGTCCACTGTCATCGGCTCTCACGGCGGTGGTACGCCAGTCGTGCCGGCAATGGCTGCTTCAAGGGATGCACCGGTGCTGGTGCATTCGGGGCAGGGCAGTGTGTGGAGCTGCGCCTCCTGTCACGGTGAGGCGGGTGAAGGCGCGGGTATCACCCCTCGTCTGGCCGGTATTTCAGAGGCATATCTGCTCAAGCAGCTCGAGGATTTTGCCAGTGGCGCACGTTTGAATGAGTCCATGCAGTATGTGGCTCGTGGCTTGCAACCGGCGGATATGAAAGAGCTGGCCAGCTACTACGCCAAGCTGCCTGTCCCCGCTATTGCAGTACCCAGTTCGGACGCGGATCTGGCGCGTGGGCAGGCCTTGTTCCAGAAAGGAGACTGGAAGCAGAACGTGCCCGCCTGCATCAGCTGTCACGGCAGCCAAGGTGAAGGGGTAGGGGCTGCGTTCCCGCCGCTGGCGGCTCAACAGGCGGACTACCTGTTCAGTCAGCTGTCGGCCTGGAAAGGCGGTCATCGTCACAATTCGCCGCAAACGCTGATGGATGATATTGCCTCGCGCCTGTCCTACGAGGACCTGTATGCGGTTTCCTACTACGCCGCCTCCTTGCCAGCCCCTGGCACGCAGGCGAAATAA
- a CDS encoding c-type cytochrome yields the protein MKDTQEQGRGKPVMSGGRRLAWGAGIGVLLFAIGYGLNARGWLSFSLGSPDSATIKVGDVGYSREAMQADREAQSKDKLAVTAGMPVGPDGYFVPPAESSIPDTPYGEAVRRGQQIFMETSTTVSDHVGNTLACVNCHLDAGRREHSAPMWGAYVSYPAYRSKTKAISTLEDRIIGCFTYSMNAQASSTGVAPPAGSDVYRDLMTYMYWMSDGAPTGQKLPGAGFPKVKKTELGYDVARGKEVYTNNCVLCHAVDGQGQKDAESGVVFPPLWGNNSYNWGAGMARIDTAAGFIKANMPLGKPFSLTDQEAWDVAAYINSHERPKDPRQTGTLEQARVEFHDGEESYYGKKVNGLVLGGGVDK from the coding sequence ATGAAAGATACGCAAGAGCAGGGTCGTGGCAAACCCGTCATGTCGGGCGGACGCAGACTGGCCTGGGGGGCCGGTATAGGGGTATTGCTGTTTGCCATCGGATATGGTCTGAACGCCAGGGGCTGGTTGTCTTTTTCCCTGGGCTCGCCCGATTCGGCGACGATTAAGGTGGGCGATGTCGGTTACAGCCGTGAGGCCATGCAAGCCGATCGAGAGGCGCAAAGCAAGGACAAGCTCGCGGTCACGGCGGGAATGCCGGTGGGCCCGGACGGCTACTTTGTGCCGCCTGCCGAGAGCAGCATTCCCGACACACCATACGGGGAAGCCGTTCGGCGTGGACAACAGATTTTTATGGAAACCTCCACGACAGTGTCGGATCACGTGGGCAACACACTGGCCTGTGTGAACTGCCACCTGGATGCCGGGCGCCGTGAGCATTCAGCGCCCATGTGGGGGGCTTATGTCAGCTACCCGGCGTACCGTTCCAAGACCAAGGCCATCAGTACCCTGGAAGATCGCATTATTGGTTGTTTTACCTATTCGATGAATGCCCAGGCTTCTTCTACGGGCGTGGCGCCACCGGCAGGCAGCGACGTCTACCGTGATTTGATGACCTATATGTACTGGATGTCTGACGGGGCGCCGACCGGTCAGAAGTTGCCTGGCGCCGGCTTTCCCAAGGTGAAAAAGACGGAGCTGGGCTATGACGTCGCGCGGGGTAAAGAGGTTTACACCAATAATTGTGTGCTGTGTCACGCGGTGGATGGTCAGGGACAGAAGGATGCTGAAAGTGGCGTGGTCTTCCCGCCTTTATGGGGGAATAACTCCTACAACTGGGGAGCGGGGATGGCACGTATTGATACGGCAGCGGGTTTCATCAAGGCCAATATGCCTTTGGGTAAACCATTTTCCCTGACCGATCAAGAAGCCTGGGATGTTGCCGCTTACATCAACAGTCATGAGCGTCCCAAAGATCCTCGTCAGACAGGGACGCTGGAGCAGGCTCGCGTGGAATTTCACG
- a CDS encoding cbb3-type cytochrome c oxidase subunit I — protein sequence MTPILGILLATSFVASLVALGILVWAVANKLIFVGKNEAETIFMKGELGQPDDSASFGEKSEAQAHRFDVLRAGIDRSGRGPVLLLVTVGITWLLIGSVFGVMASLKLHWPDWLADVAQVTFGRARTLHLNIVAYGWLSVTGIGVALWLLPRIFHTPLRRPNMVYFGAALWTLGVLGGTLAVASGWSDGIEWLEFPWQIDILLAVGGFFLAWPAIETAAKRKSRHIYVSGWYFLAGMVWFPFLFLVSNIPGLHIGAQQATVNWWFAHNVLGLWLTPMGVGAAYYIIPKIIGKPVYSYNVSLLGFWSLALFYSQVGMHHLMGGPVPTWAVTLSVVHSIMMFVPVIAVAINQHVTVAQNLWAFKQSMALRFVWIGALMYTLSSFQGSLEAIRSVNSVTHFTHYTVGHAHLGAYGFVSMVMFGTLYYMMPHILGRRWPFPALIKTHFWLVTAGFTIYVLALSIAGVVQGMGLMDPGASFGEITRKMVPYLEARSIGGTMMTLGHFIFAAHFALLLLRKDTAVNATPTLARADAS from the coding sequence ATGACTCCTATATTGGGAATATTACTGGCGACCAGTTTTGTCGCCTCTTTGGTGGCACTGGGCATTCTTGTCTGGGCCGTTGCAAACAAACTGATTTTCGTCGGCAAGAACGAGGCTGAAACCATCTTCATGAAAGGGGAGTTGGGCCAGCCTGACGATAGCGCTTCCTTTGGGGAGAAGAGCGAGGCGCAGGCGCATCGTTTTGACGTGTTGCGTGCCGGCATTGATCGCAGTGGCCGAGGGCCGGTTTTGCTGTTGGTGACGGTCGGAATTACCTGGCTGCTGATAGGCTCGGTGTTTGGCGTGATGGCATCGCTCAAACTGCACTGGCCCGACTGGCTGGCCGATGTGGCCCAGGTGACGTTTGGACGGGCGCGCACCTTGCACCTGAATATTGTGGCCTATGGCTGGTTGTCGGTGACCGGAATCGGTGTGGCCTTGTGGCTGTTGCCACGCATTTTTCATACGCCCTTGCGACGGCCCAATATGGTGTACTTCGGTGCCGCCTTGTGGACCCTGGGGGTCTTGGGCGGCACGCTGGCCGTTGCCAGTGGCTGGTCCGATGGCATTGAGTGGCTGGAGTTCCCCTGGCAGATCGATATTTTGCTGGCGGTAGGCGGTTTTTTCCTGGCCTGGCCGGCTATTGAAACTGCGGCCAAGCGCAAGTCGCGCCATATCTATGTGTCAGGCTGGTACTTTCTGGCTGGCATGGTGTGGTTTCCCTTCCTTTTCCTGGTATCGAATATCCCGGGCCTGCACATCGGTGCTCAGCAAGCTACCGTGAACTGGTGGTTTGCTCACAATGTGCTGGGTCTGTGGTTGACGCCGATGGGCGTGGGGGCGGCGTACTACATCATCCCTAAAATCATTGGCAAGCCCGTGTATTCCTACAACGTGTCTTTGCTGGGTTTCTGGAGCCTGGCGCTGTTCTACAGTCAGGTGGGCATGCATCACTTGATGGGGGGGCCGGTGCCGACCTGGGCCGTCACCCTTTCCGTGGTGCATAGCATCATGATGTTTGTGCCTGTGATTGCGGTAGCCATCAACCAGCACGTCACGGTGGCGCAGAACTTGTGGGCCTTCAAGCAATCCATGGCCTTGCGTTTTGTCTGGATTGGCGCACTGATGTACACCCTGTCCTCTTTCCAGGGGTCGCTGGAGGCCATCCGTTCGGTGAACTCGGTGACGCACTTTACGCATTACACCGTCGGTCACGCCCATCTGGGCGCCTACGGCTTTGTGTCCATGGTGATGTTTGGCACTTTGTATTACATGATGCCGCACATTCTGGGACGTCGCTGGCCCTTTCCGGCGCTGATCAAGACCCATTTCTGGCTGGTGACGGCAGGCTTCACGATTTATGTGCTGGCCTTGAGCATTGCCGGGGTCGTGCAGGGCATGGGTCTGATGGACCCGGGCGCCAGTTTCGGCGAGATCACTCGCAAGATGGTTCCGTATCTGGAGGCCCGCTCGATCGGCGGCACCATGATGACCTTGGGTCATTTCATTTTTGCGGCTCACTTTGCCTTGCTGCTGTTGCGCAAAGACACCGCTGTTAATGCGACTCCTACACTTGCTCGGGCAGATGCATCATGA
- a CDS encoding FAD-dependent oxidoreductase: MNRRNFLLATPAAALGTIVLPSTSLSAPAIITNTSQILPRHTKGPRIVICGGGWGGMTAAKYLSKLVPQAQVVLIERNPTFWSGPMSNKWLIDIVNTDFLNHDMLAPSIKYGYSLVHAEVTAIERDKKTVRTTQGALEYDYLILSGGIRNAYDAWFGNDTYAAEYTRQHFPNAYIPNAEMFALKNKLKAFKGGTIVMTLPPPPHRCPPSPYERACLMAWHIKTNKIPGKIIILDPKPNIAPIGEGYRAAFQELYPDIITHVPNARVREVDPFKKHIKTTAGDFDFDDAVLMPPHQAADMVWNAGLVGTGPDGKPTGWANIDPRLFTARDDDNVYVVGDSMGFISDQFGHYPKSAHVAHAVAKIVSQNLAERIAGKEVVPVLPDNLCYMMVNGDPQEEISVKFEYELDASGKVLQTQIDMDVRTPDLVQEDFQWIQSRFNDFL; this comes from the coding sequence ATGAATCGTAGAAATTTTCTGCTGGCCACCCCAGCCGCCGCACTCGGAACAATTGTTCTTCCTTCCACCAGCCTTTCAGCCCCCGCCATCATCACCAACACCAGTCAGATCCTGCCGCGCCACACCAAAGGCCCGCGCATTGTGATTTGTGGCGGCGGTTGGGGCGGGATGACCGCTGCCAAGTATCTGTCCAAGCTGGTTCCCCAAGCTCAGGTTGTGCTGATCGAGCGCAACCCCACCTTCTGGTCGGGGCCCATGAGCAACAAGTGGCTGATTGATATCGTCAACACTGATTTCCTGAACCATGACATGCTGGCTCCTTCGATCAAGTATGGGTACAGCTTGGTGCATGCCGAAGTCACAGCCATCGAACGCGACAAGAAAACCGTACGTACCACCCAGGGCGCGCTGGAATACGACTACCTGATCCTGTCGGGCGGCATACGCAATGCCTATGACGCCTGGTTTGGCAATGACACCTACGCCGCGGAATACACACGCCAGCACTTTCCCAATGCCTACATCCCGAACGCCGAGATGTTTGCTTTGAAGAACAAGCTCAAGGCCTTCAAGGGCGGCACCATTGTCATGACGCTGCCCCCGCCGCCCCACCGCTGTCCGCCCTCGCCCTACGAACGCGCCTGTTTGATGGCCTGGCACATCAAGACCAACAAGATTCCAGGCAAGATCATCATTCTGGACCCCAAGCCCAATATCGCCCCGATTGGCGAGGGCTACCGCGCCGCGTTCCAGGAGCTGTACCCGGACATCATCACCCATGTCCCCAATGCACGGGTGCGTGAAGTCGACCCCTTCAAAAAACACATCAAGACCACTGCAGGCGACTTTGATTTCGACGATGCCGTGCTCATGCCTCCGCATCAGGCGGCCGACATGGTCTGGAACGCGGGTCTGGTGGGCACAGGCCCTGACGGCAAACCCACCGGCTGGGCCAATATTGATCCGCGCCTGTTCACCGCACGCGACGACGACAATGTCTATGTGGTGGGTGACTCGATGGGCTTTATTTCCGATCAGTTCGGCCACTATCCCAAGAGCGCGCACGTTGCGCATGCCGTGGCGAAAATCGTTTCCCAGAACCTGGCCGAACGGATTGCAGGCAAGGAAGTCGTGCCGGTACTCCCCGACAACCTGTGCTACATGATGGTGAATGGGGACCCGCAAGAAGAAATTTCGGTCAAGTTTGAGTACGAGCTGGATGCCAGCGGCAAGGTGCTGCAAACACAGATTGATATGGATGTTCGC